The proteins below come from a single Nocardiopsis gilva YIM 90087 genomic window:
- a CDS encoding inorganic diphosphatase — MEFDVTIEIPKGERNKYEMDHETGRIRLDRMLFTSTSYPADYGFIEGTLGDDGDPLDALVVLKQPTFPGCMIRCRAVGMFRMTDEAGGDDKILCVPATDPRMEHLRDIHHVNEFERLEIEHFFQVYKDLEPGKSVEGSTWVGRHEAEQEVLASAKRAEASGDHGDRSHIKE, encoded by the coding sequence ATGGAATTCGACGTCACTATCGAGATCCCCAAGGGCGAGCGTAATAAGTATGAGATGGATCACGAAACCGGCCGGATTCGCCTGGACCGGATGCTGTTCACCTCGACCAGCTACCCGGCCGACTACGGATTCATCGAGGGCACGCTGGGTGACGACGGCGACCCGCTGGACGCCCTCGTTGTGCTGAAGCAGCCGACGTTCCCGGGCTGCATGATCCGCTGCCGTGCCGTCGGCATGTTCCGCATGACCGACGAGGCGGGCGGCGACGACAAGATCCTGTGCGTGCCGGCCACGGACCCGCGCATGGAGCACCTCCGTGACATTCACCACGTGAACGAGTTCGAGCGCCTGGAGATCGAGCACTTCTTCCAGGTCTACAAGGACCTGGAGCCCGGCAAGTCCGTCGAGGGCTCCACGTGGGTCGGCCGCCACGAGGCCGAGCAGGAGGTCCTGGCCTCGGCGAAGCGCGCTGAGGCGTCGGGTGACCACGGGGACCGCTCGCACATCAAGGAGTAG